One segment of Manihot esculenta cultivar AM560-2 chromosome 4, M.esculenta_v8, whole genome shotgun sequence DNA contains the following:
- the LOC110607820 gene encoding probable LRR receptor-like serine/threonine-protein kinase At3g47570, producing MRSCDASLHSPSLIIYLQVILLLSFNLEWWKQANASGNETDKIALLKFKEAISAGDPNQLLDSWNDSLPFCNWFGITCSRRHQRVKSLDLEGQNLFGTISPYIGNLSFLRVINLQNNSFHGEIPQEVGRLFRLEELFLNNNTLAGEIPINLTRCSKLMFLDLGWNYHVSGKIPAELGSLTKLQNLSLVANNLIGEIPASLGNLSSLTFFRVSYNRLLGNIPDDLGKLTSLTAFAVSANKLSGTIPLPLFNISSIRIFSVVQNQLHGNLPENLGITLPNLILFSVGNNSFSGTIPNSLFNASHLEIVDLGWSNFVGQVPMNLGNLKNLWRLRLHGNALGSNSTNDLAFLDSLTNCTKMKILDLGRNNFGGVLPNSVANLSTELGLFYIGENQITGTIPAGLENLIKLTGISLRNNLLSGVFPNYFGKFQKLQSLSLGGNRLSGEIPPSIGNLTHLLELYLPDKNFQGSIPSSIANCQNLYFLDISQNHLNGVIPPEILLVRSFTKLLNLSQNSLTGVLPFEVGKLSNIGALDFSENNLSGQIPATIGDCLSLEFLYLKGNSFQGTIPPSLASLRGLQYLDLSLNKLTGRIPKDLQDIPYLLFLNLSFNDLEGEVPTGGVFRNASAVSLIGNDKLCGGVSELNLPKCPNKRGGLFFYKLEIILPVMAVCTLAFLLVYWKRNPKQKSSSSSSMMKQFLKVSYGDIFCATNGFSPENLIGSGSFGSVYKGFLDQVERPVAVKVLKLEHKGASKSFISECIVLRNIRHRNLVKMLTCCSSMDYKLNDFKALILEFMGNGSLEKWLHPEIEGKNQSWNLNLLQRLNVAVDVASALQYLHEQCENPIIHCDLKPSNVLFDDDMVAHVSDFGLARLVSTSKSSSQSLSTTTGIKGTIGYAPPEYGMGCPASREGDVYSFGILVLEMFSGRRPTDEIFKDGLNLHSFVKTALPESLMQIIDPNLITATEEERELSNSNGNLSEMSAKARSCVVSVLEIGIGCSAESPKGRMSMEDVSRQLHLIRKTFLGI from the exons ATGAGATCGTGTGATGCCAGTTTGCATTCCCCTTCTCTTATCATATACCTTCAAGTGATTCTCTTACTTTCTTTCAACTTAGAGTGGTGGAAGCAAGCTAATGCTTCAGGAAATGAGACTGATAAAATTGCTTTGCTCAAGTTCAAAGAAGCAATAAGTGCTGGTGATCCAAATCAACTCTTGGATTCATGGAATGACTCTCTCCCATTTTGCAATTGGTTTGGAATCACATGCAGTCGCCGTCATCAGAGAGTCAAATCCTTGGATTTGGAAGGGCAGAATTTATTTGGAACAATCTCACCTTATATTGGCAACCTGAGTTTTCTTCGAGTCATCAACCTCCAAAACAACAGTTTCCATGGTGAAATTCCACAAGAAGTTGGCAGGTTATTTCGCCTGGAAGAATTGTTTCTCAACAACAATACTTTGGCAGGCGAAATTCCAATCAACTTAACTCGATGTTCCAAGCTCATGTTTCTTGATTTGGGTTGGAATTATCATGTATCAGGAAAAATCCCAGCTGAACTTGGTTCTTTAACTAAGCTTCAGAATCTTAGTCTTGTTGCAAACAACCTGATAGGAGAAATCCCAGCTTCCTTGGGCAACCTTTCATCGCTCACATTCTTTCGTGTGTCGTATAACAGATTGTTGGGAAATATTCCtgacgatttgggcaaattaacAAGCTTAACAGCTTTTGCTGTTTCAGCAAATAAACTATCTGGCACAATTCCTCTGCCCCTCTTCAATATCTCCTCCATCAGAATCTTTTCTGTCGTACAAAATCAACTCCATGGGAATCTGCCAGAAAACTTAGGCATCACTCTCCCAAATCTCATATTGTTCTCAGTTGGGAACAATAGTTTCTCTGGGACAATTCCAAATTCTCTATTCAATGCTTCTCATCTGGAAATAGTTGATCTTGGTTGGAGTAACTTTGTTGGACAAGTTCCAATGAATTTAGGAAATCTTAAAAACCTCTGGCGGCTAAGACTTCATGGAAATGCTCTGGGAAGTAATTCAACCAATGACTTAGCTTTTCTAGACTCTTTGACAAACTGTACCAAGATGAAAATCTTGGATTTGGGTAGAAACAATTTTGGAGGTGTTTTACCAAATTCTGTAGCAAATTTGTCAACCGAACTTGGCTTGTTCTATATTGGGGAGAATCAAATCACAGGCACCATTCCTGCAGGGTTAGAGAATCTCATCAAGTTAACTGGAATAAGCCTGCGTAATAATCTTCTTTCAGGCGTCTTCCCCAATTACTTTGGGAAGTTTCAGAAACTGCAATCTTTGAGTTTAGGTGGAAATAGGTTGTCCGGAGAGATTCCACCCTCCATCGGAAACCTTACACATTTGCTTGAACTCTACTTACCAGACAAAAATTTTCAGGGAAGCATTCCTTCAAGCATTGCAAATTGCCAAAATTTGTATTTCTTAGACATTTCACAGAACCATCTGAATGGAGTTATACCCCCTGAGATTCTACTTGTTCGTTCTTTCACAAAATTACTGAATTTATCTCAAAACTCTTTAACTGGAGTCCTGCCTTTTGAAGTAGGGAAGCTATCAAATATAGGAGCACTAGATTTCTCAGAAAACAATCTTTCAGGCCAAATTCCTGCAACAATTGGAGATTGCTTGAGCTTGGAATTTCTTTATCTGAAAGGGAATTCATTTCAAGGGACCATCCCTCCATCTTTAGCTTCCCTGAGAGGCCTTCAATATTTAGATCTTTCACTAAACAAGTTGACAGGGCGAATTCCGAAAGATCTACAGGACATTCCATACTTACTTTTCCTGAATCTTTCTTTCAATGATCTTGAGGGTGAAGTACCAACTGGAGGAGTTTTCAGAAATGCAAGTGCTGTATCATTAATTGGTAATGATAAGCTTTGCGGCGGTGTCTCAGAACTCAATCTACCAAAATGCCCGAACAAGAGAGGAGGGTTGTTTTTTTATAAGCTGGAAATTATACTACCTGTAATGGCTGTGTGTACATTAGCCTTTCTTCTTGTTTATTGGAAAAGAAATCCAAAGCAGAAGTCATCTTCTTCATCCTCAATGATGAAGCAATTTCTGAAGGTATCTTATGGAGATATTTTTTGTGCAacgaatggattctctccagaAAATTTGATCGGATCTGGCAGCTTCGGCTCTGTGTATAAAGGATTTCTAGATCAAGTTGAAAGACCAGTAGCGGTTAAAGTTCTCAAGCTTGAACATAAGGGTGCTTCCAAGAGCTTTATTTCTGAATGCATTGTGTTGAGGAATATCAGACACCGAAATCTTGTGAAGATGTTGACATGTTGCTCAAGCATGGATTACAAACTTAATGATTTCAAAGCTCTAATCCTTGAATTCATGGGAAATGGGAGCTTGGAGAAGTGGTTGCATCCTGAAATAGAAGGCAAAAATCAATCATGGAATTTAAACTTGCTTCAGAGATTAAATGTTGCCGTCGATGTGGCCTCGGCCTTGCAATATCTTCATGAGCAATGTGAAAATCCAATTATTCATTGTGACCTGAAACCCAGCAATGTTCTTTTCGACGACGACATGGTTGCTCATGTATCTGATTTTGGTCTTGCAAGACTCGTTTCAACAAGCAAATCTTCATCTCAAAGCTTGTCTACGACAACTGGAATAAAAGGAACAATCGGTTATGCTCCTCCAG AATATGGAATGGGTTGTCCAGCATCCAGAGAGGGGGATGTGTATAGCTTTGGGATCCTTGTATTAGAGATGTTCTCAGGAAGAAGACCAACTGATGAAATATTCAAAGATGGCTTAAATCTTCATAGCTTTGTGAAGACAGCATTGCCAGAAAGCCTTATGCAGATTATTGACCCTAACCTCATCACAGCaacagaagaagaaagagaattgTCTAACAGTAATGGAAACCTGAGCGAGATGAGTGCAAAAGCACGAAGTTGTGTAGTTTCAGTGCTTGAAATTGGTATTGGCTGTTCAGCAGAATCACCCAAAGGACGAATGAGTATGGAGGATGTTAGCAGACAACTTCATTTGATCAGAAAAACTTTTCTTGGAATCTAA